The DNA region TGAAGTCCTGTCAGGCTCCAGCTCCTCCCTGCCAGTTTCCCTCCTTAGACAGACTAACAGGCTCTTTCACGAGATGTGAATTGTAAAGGTGATGCAGTTTTCACACCAGTGAGCCCCTTGAACTTGACTCAGGTGGGGTCTTTAAAAGCCACTGGTTCTGTTCCTCTCTGACTccccatctttattcctgtccctcAGTTCTCATCCTTGGCCAATTTTCTCccgctgggggaaaaaaattaaaaaggggatGGATAGATTGGTAGGTggccaggaggaagggagaaaggaggaaaggctaTAACGGAAGCAAGCACTtgcacacacttttttttccttcaaaaatgctttatttttttttttaatggtaaatatAAGGCAATACAAACCaatctaaagaaaataagaatttatctACCATCTGACCACCTAAAAAGGGTCACATTTAGGGTGGATTTtctacagtttttaatttttgagagaaacagtaaaaacaggattttctcttttcctttggaaAAGGTGTAAACCTGCTTTTTCTCTAATCGCTACTGTCTTCCAAGGATTCTTAACTTTATGTTTTGCAAAGGTTCAGGGAACACATTTTTAGGAGAGGTTTACAGccaggaggattctgggaagagGGAGTCCAGCTGTGTGGTGGTAACACACAGGAGAGATCACCGGTGCCTTTCCTAGGAGGCCACAGGAAGGCGTCTTTTGAAGGGAGTGAATAGGCAAGAGAAAAGGAGGCTGTGCCACTCACACGGTGGGGTAAGAGCAGTGGCCCCTGGAGAGCCTCTGGGAGGACAAAACCTGTATTATTTAGGTTAAACTCTTACTTTAAGCCTTAAATTCCAATGACCTTGTAAGGACTGAAATGCAGCTACTTGAGTTTAAACTCCTAGAGCTTTGGATGATTATAAATGTATTCACTCTCTCTTAAGGGATAACCCACTGAGATTCAGTGTTCTTGTTCGTTTTATGTGGTCTTAATTATGTAGGTGGTTATGTCAGACCTGGAATAGTAATTGATCTGAAAACCAGCTCGGGACGGGGGCTGCTCGCAGGGAAGACGGGAGGGAGCCTGGCAGCTGGCCGGGAAGAGGTGCGTCTTCTGTACTGGGCTTGAGCCTGAGGGCCTCAGACAGGACGTTAACCTCTTCCCCCTCCATGTCCCGCCTGCCTTTGAGTCAGATTGCCGGCAGGAACCAGGCAATTTCCCTGGCCCCACAGCATTGTCACATGCAGTCTCATTTATGTGCAGAACATCTCTGACATGTGGACCATGGTAAAACAAATGACAGACGTGTTGTTGACACCGGCGACTGATGCCCTGAAGAGCCGCAACAGCGTGGAAGTGCGCATGGAGTTCGTCAGGCAGGCCTTGGGATACCTCGAGCAGAGGTAAGGCAACGGCAGCACAGAGACTGGCTTTAAAATCCCCCGAAGGCAGCCATTCTTGGGTTTCAAGTAGTCCTCAAGCTAAGTGCTCTGTAGCTGGTATCATTTAAACAAGGTTGAGCAAGTCTGAGAGGTGTTACGCTGTTTTCCGAAACACTTCTCTACCAGCACTATTTATGCACCGATGTAAAATCATTTTGAGTGGGAGCACTGAGCACTgttaggcttttctttttctctttgtccacTCTCTGTCCCTCAGCACAGAGTCATGGTTATTAGGGCACGATGCCTTGGGTCAGGATCCTTGTCCCTCCTGTGGTTCAGCCATTACTGCttaggttttttggttttctctaGGCATTTTAATTTTCCCACCCAGCGTTACCACCTTCAAACCTTAGGAAGACCCCTTgatcctttgttttccttctggctCTACTTGGTTAATCCTTGTGAGTCCAGGTCCTTCCCGGCTGCTAATGCCTCTGATTTGTGCCTGGGTTTTTTTTGCCATCTCCTCACTAATTGGAGTTGGTCACCAAGGGGTTTGTGGCTGTGCCCTTGTGCCCTGACTGTTGTCCCCCTCGTTGGTAGGGCCCGTGCCATCCATCCACTCCCTGTGGACACTCCTTGTTCTGAATTGGCCAGCAGGGGTTGTCATGAGCGTGCAACAGACCCTCTTTATTTCAGAGACAGGGTGCTGGGCCTCTCTCTGTTGGCTCGAGAAGAGAAAGCCAAGCTGAATACACTTGCTCCATTGCAGTTCTTTGCTGCTGAGCCCATGTAGCTGCCAATGGCCTTGTAGTGTGGTCACCCTCTGTCAACAAAATAGTACTTCATTAGGAAGTCAAGGTAATTCAGACCTGGTACAGCAGAGAGGGAACAGGTTTTTATACCAAATactaaattaattatataatagcTACGTGAGATGAACACCATCAGACATATTAAACTCACTAGCCTCCATTCTTTTGTTAAGAAAAATCTGGAACTCCAGATTTATTATTGGTTTTTTATTGCTTCTGGCACAGGGCACAAAGAGTTCATGAAGTATTATATCAGGCTTTCACTAAATTTTTGTAATGTAAGTTTCTAAGTCTTCAGCCATAAAGAACCTAATGTATATAGTGGTATTTATTTGCTACAAATCAGCAAAATATGAGTCAGAAATTCTTACAGCATATAAAAAAcattaggattttattttttaatgtgtgtacGTATATGACTGCTCATGACTACTTTTCTTCAATAAACCTCATCCTTAACGTTGGCGCTTGACTTCACCAGTGGTACCAGGCTGCagtttttggttttatatatGTAAGCTAtcccatttcttttattattcttttcgtTTAGTTTTTTTGGAATTATGTTGTTCCATTAATTCCTTTAGCAGCACTTGGAGCTATTTGGGAGTTTCCTGTGCACAACTATTgtatgcttattttctttttcactctagTAGCATCACTCTCTGatggcatccttttttttttttttttaaagatttacttattttattgattgattgattgctatgttgggtcttcgtttctgtgctagggctttctctagttgcggcaagcgggggccactcttcatcacggtgcgcgggcctctcactatcgcggcctctcttgttgtggagcacaggctccagacgcgcaggctcagtagttgtggctcacgggcccagctgctccgcggcatgtggggtcttcccagaccagggctcgaacccgtgtcccctgcattggcaggcggattctcaaccactgcgccaccagggaagccctgatggcATCCTTTTTAAGATTTGTTGTCCTTTTTGATAAAGGGAATATTTCAGATAATTGTACtcactaaaaaaaatattttttctgttgctAATCCACTGGCAGTGTAACCTACATACAGTATTTCAAGTGATGTAATACACCAGGTGGCAAAGTAGACCTGGTCCCAAATTATTTTTGGGGTATAAGGCTGAAAATGTTGAGAAAATATAGCATTGGTCTGTTTCCTGCCACATTCCAAATTTGAAGCAAGGTACACATTTCTTAGCTCTCAAGGAATTTAGGCTCTGAGGCCCTTTCCAGCATGTGAGTTGTCTTCATTCAAGTTTGAAGAGACCATAGTGGGCATCTGTTTGTCCTGGTTGCTGCAGGACTCTTCTGTAATCTCTTTTCCAACCTCTGCTTTTAAATACTTCCAGTGATGGCGAACTCATTACATTTGCTAAATTGAATTGtgttcatttttcattatgaaaatactACATGACTGTTATAGAAATTTTGGAAGATGCCAAAAAGAGGACCTGAAAAAGGGAGcggtcccctctcccctcccagaggCCCCTGGCACCTTGCTGTATTTCCTTACacccacaccaccccccccacctttttgGACATGCgaatattttgtttgatatgtatattttacacagCTTATAATCCAAATGTGTACAATATATGGTTTTATatagtttgcttttaaaattttttgtcagtATCATTTTTTATGACTACATCAATTTCCATTGAGTCTGTTTTCTGTAATTGACAGTTAggtgtttttctctgtgtgtgtctctctctttctctctctctctcactctcaccctGTCTCTCTCAGTTGGTTATTATACTTAATGtggtataatattaatattattatgtgGTTGAACATATGGAGCACCTGACTTTTTGAGgcagtctgttttgttttggacaAGAAACATATTTAGAAAGTTCTTCAATGTATTAACCCCATGTTTGGGTATCTATAACTTGAACCATTTAATCTTAAtacaaaagcaattttaaaacactgtaaagGATTTTAAGAAGCCTGctagcaaataaataaacaggaaatgaTAGAAAATCATTTGCAACCACCAATGTGACAATGGGTTCAGCAAAGACCACCAGTGGAAACTATTGGGTGAAAGATTATTGGTGAACAGATTATTCACATGACGTCCAAGTATTACCCCATAGagtacttattaattacaaaggggaaaggaggtgctTTTACAGCGGTGAAATCTGGTGGACAACAcctttaaccaagtgatcaaattAAATGTTACCAAGAAGGGCAAAATGGTATTATTACCTGCCTCATTGTGGCAATACCAGCATCAGCTGTGTAGGTAGGGTTCTTGGCAAAAAAGTTGAACCTGAATCAAGTCATGAGAAACTATTCAGCTTGTGGGACATTTTACCAGGTAGCTAGTAGCCTGGATTCTTTTTAAAAGGTCAGTGTCTTTATATAAAAGGTGTTAGAATTACCCTAGATTAAGGGAAATGGAAGTGGTATGACAGCTAAATTTCATGCATTCCCTTGACTGGatcctggatttaaaaaaaaaaaaacaaactataaaggATGTTATTAAGAAATTTGaatatgtgttatattttagataataacAGTACATTAATGTTAAATTTCGTAGTGTCATGATAGTATTGAGGTTGGGTAGGAGAATGTCCTAACTAGGAGATACATGGTGAagtatttacagatgaggtaGCCCCtgatttctatatttctataacattttcaaatggttcagaaaaaaagtatgtgtgtttgtgtatgtgtgtatatctacatatatagagagagaaaaaaacatgcatacaaatattaacaattggtgaatctaAGTAAAGGGTATATGAGCATTCTTTGGACTATTCATTTTTTGtaggtttaaaaattttcaaaatgaaaaatttgaaaagatccCACTAGAGCATTAGGCTGTGAGCTGGAGCAATTATTATTCTGCACGTTAGCCCTTAATGCATTTGAAGTCCACTATTATGTTGCTCCAGGGATTCTTTTGAGTATCCGCAGTGATGAGAAATCTTCACAGTGGTCCACTGCccaatgaataaataatgtaGTTTGCTTCATTAAGCGTGCACTGTTTACTCTTCTATGTTAGGTTGAAATCCAGGCCCTTCCCTGTGGAGTTCACAGTCTAATGTTGTGGGTATGGACATAGATACGTGTAATATGTGTTTTCAACCTCcctttttttgcctttaaattttttccagttataagaaTTACACCCTTGTGACTGTCTTTGGCAACTTGCATCAGGCCCAGCTGGGCGGGGTGCCTGGGACTTACCAGTTGGTTCGAAGTTTCCTGAACATTAAACTTCCGGCTCCCTTGCCTGGACTTCAGGTATTGGCATCTTTCTGTATGTGGTCAGTTACTTTCCCAGAGCAGTCTCTCTCAGATAGGCGTTTTCAGTTTAAATGAGGTTATGTGTGGGAACTACTATATGGAGAAGAGACcagagggggcggggagagaagCTAGGAGACCTTGGGAGACCGGTGGTGCAGGAGTCCTGGTGATAATGGTGGTCGCTCAGCTTAGGGTGGAGGAGGGTGCAGGGGGATGATGTCATTGGGTTCTGGACATGTTTTGAAAGTAGACCCAATAGGACTGTGGAAGAACTTGGATGTGGCAGAGTCAGGGCTGACTTCTGAGATTGTTGGCTCAAACAGCTGGAAGAACAGAGTTAGATATGGGTCCTAGAACATTCCTTTCTTCTCAGCTCACAGTCTAGTTACAGCCAGATACAGACTCTGTGCAAAGTGCTGAACCGAAACTGTGTACCAGGGGTGGTGGGATGCAGGCTCCTGGCTTCATACAGGAGGTGAGACCCACACTTGTGCTTGAAGAGTAGGGGCTTGCCAGCCAGGGGTCTGGGAAAAGGGtattccaggaggagggaggagcgtGAACAAATGCGTGGAGGCAAGAAAGAGTATCTGGCGTATCGGGTGTGTGGTAGGGCTGGACCAGCTTGGGGCCAGCTGGTGATGGCCTTGAGCACCAGGCTAAGCACTTAGGATGTAAATTGCTCAAAGGGGTTTAAGTGAGGAAGTGACACGATCAGATCTGGGCTTAAGAAAGAGTCCTGCcgagggaagggtggaggggccAAGAAAGGAAGTCTGAGGTCCACTTTTCTGGAGGAGttggggagaagcagagagaggagtAACCACAGGGCTGCTGCACAGGTGATGACAAAGCCACTTTTAGGAGAGAGAAGCTCTAGTGCTGGGAGAGTGGGAACAGAGCTGCTTGCTTAGATTCCCCAGTGCATAACGTAGCACGGTGTCCAAAACAAAGATACTAAGTGAATGAACAACTAACAGGTGAATGGAAGTGCCAGAATCCATTTAGCTAATCATTAATGGTTAACACTTTATAAACGCAAATATGATGATAGTCTCTTATTGGTCAGTGAACGTCCTTAGCCTGAGTGCACGTCTGTAAATGATCACAGAAGAACATGTCACCTGATTGCTGTGGGTACTGGGGTTCCACGGAGAACCCACTGGCTGTCTTTGAATCCTGTGCACACAGTGCTGTAGAGGAAAGGCTCTCGAGCCAGACTGCCGCTTACCAGCGTaccttggaaaaattatttaacatcccCATGCCTCAGGTTCCTGGTTTGTAAAACAAAGAGGAGGAGGCCATTCATGGTCCCTGCCTAGTGGAGTTGTGAGATTAAGTGACTTAATACAAGAAGAGGGCTTAGCTGAGGGCCAGCACATCGAAAGTCGTCAGTTAAACCTTTCCTCTTTTAGGATGGAGAGGTGGAAGGCCATCCTGTGTGGGCGTTAATTTATTACTGCCTGCGCTGTGGAGACCTGCTTGCCGCTTCACAGGTGGTCAACCGAGCCCAGCACCAGCTGGGAGAGTTTAAAACTTGGTTCCAGGAGTACATGAACAGCAAGGACAGAAGGTACGGTGAATGAGATGGTGCATCCAGAAGAAGCCACGTGGAATCAGCAGGGTGGCCCCCACTGGCGTTGCTCTCTTTTCCTTGTGCATGGCTCCAAATAAGTTTCTGcttgggagaaaaatgaagtttaGAAAGCAAGTAGAACTGTGTAGAATAACAGTTGAAAACATTAAAAGAGCCCCATTCTGACACCATGTGTACACTTACAAAGTCCCAGGCACATCAAGGATGCTTTATTAAATGAAACTTTGTTGTATTACACTTCACTTGTTCACACTTAGTGCTTTTCTGGTTGACCCAAATGACAATATACACTTCATACTCAAAGGCCAGAGTTAGAAGTTAGCAAACTTGAGATATAATCATTGAATTAATTcagtaagttttttgtttttgtttttttttagttctcttgCATTAAGGAACTGCTAAGCATTCGTTTTTCTCTGGTTTTTGTTAATGTAATAGGACTTAAGTTCATATTCGAACCCagtttaaatatacatacatgtatgtagaAGAAATAAGGGTGGTTACCCCAGTTATACGTGTGGAAAACCAGGGTTACTTTTTTGGCAGTGTCAATAATGCCATGTCCAGAGATTGTCTTAAACCATAAGCCCTGTCTGGCTCATGTTAGTGTAAAGTAGGGACAGTGTTTTAGGGTTCCCCCAGATGCAGACCCTGAGGCAAGGGTGTGAGTGCACggagtttatttgggaggtgatctcaCAGGGATAAGGGAGTGGAGAAGCCAGAGCGGGGCTAAGGCACTTAAGGGACTGACTCACTCTTGCCCATCACTGCTTGAGGGctgctggggaggtgggtggaggaTTAGTTCCCCAGACCTTCCCACGTGCCTCTGACAGCCACTGCTTGAGGAAGCCAGTGGGTGGAGACGCAGGTGCTGGTAGCTGCAAGTCTGGTTAAAGTGATGGTGCCCGTGGGTATGGGTGGGACAGTGTTAACCCTCCGTGAAGGAAGGCTTCGTGACTCTGCTGTGTGGTTGGGACCTGGGTGCTTTCAGATGCCCGTGAGGATCTTTAgcatatgtgtctgtgtgttccCTTGTGTCTCTAGATTGTCCCCAGCTACGGAGAACAAGCTCCGACTGCATTACCGCAGGGCCCTCAGGAACAACACGGACCCCTACAAACGGGCTGTGTACTGTATCATTGGCAGATGTGACGTCACCGACAACCAGAGCGAGGTGGCCGACAAAACTGAGGACTACCTGTGGCTGAAGGCAGGCGCTGCTTCCCTTGCCCAGTAGGgcattctccccttccccctgctcACACACTGCACACAGATGTTACTGCTTAATGTATAATGCCAATAAGGTGACTGGACTAGTGGATTTCCTGTCTCCTGGCCCATTTTTTATTGTGTAATATTCGCAACCAGTAACACAGCCATTAGCATAGCCTCGAGCATGGCTGCTAACCGGCTACAAGTCCCCACCCGGCTCAGGAAGTAGCTTGTACCAATGCCTGTATTTCTCTTGGGGGTTTAGTTGAACCAGGTGTGTTTCGATGACGACGGCACCAGCTCCCCACAAGACAGGCTTACTCTCTCTCAGTTCCAGAAACAGTTGTTGGAAGACTACGGTAAGATACCCTGAACATAACTACCTTCCCTCTCTTGTCCACCTAAGGTCACTGCTTAGCTTTTTTCTGGGAAAATCCTTCATCTCTGAACTCTCTCTCCTTCGGAACCCTCTGGATCTTCAAAACACAACACAACAAAACAATGAGTTCAAATTTGGGTAGAGGCCACGCACGTGGCCGTAAACAGAGTATGTGACTTACATGGTCGTTGACAGTACACTCTTTCCACTAGTTCTTTGAACTGTTCTGGCAGACGCTGGCTCAGGGAGAGACATAAGAGGACTTGGCTGCTGCTTCCTCAGAGACCTCGCAGTGACTATATCTGAGCACAAACAAGGgagaaataacttttctttttttctttctctcactgtttaaaaatttggggaagaaaaggagCTTCCAACTAGTGGTCCGCGGTGTTGAACGCAGATATCTGTGAATCTGAGTAAACCGAAGCTTTGAAATCATTCCTGTCCTTATTGAGTGACTTTTATCAGGATAAAGGAGAGAAACAGCCCCTTTTGTATTCCGTTTTAAGGTCCTGAGCTCTGTTTCTCTCCCAACTAATGCAAGCAGTTTGGGTTTTACAACACAGCCCTCGCTCGCCAGTTGTTTTGTGAGGTCCAGAGGCCGTGGAAACAGGCCACGGCTGGAGTGGCGTCCACTGTGTCCAGAGCCCCCGCATCCATTCAGGCTCAGGCTGGTGCTTTTGTCCCGCCCAGCAAGTCCTTTGAGCACACAGGGCTTCTTCTGGGCTCGGGGCTGCCAGCAGAGGCCGGCTCCTTCTGAGTCAGCTTGACCTCCTCTCCCCGCGCAGGCGAGTCCCACTTCACGGTGAACCATCAGCCCTTCCTCTACTTCCAAGTGCTGTTCCTGACCGCGCAGTTCGAAGCTGCCATTGCCTTTCTCTTCCGCATGGAGCGGCTGCGCTGCCATGCTGTCCACGTGGCGCTGGTGCTCTTTGAGCTAAAGCTGCTTTTAAAATCCTCGGGACAGAGCGCTCAGCTCCGTGAGTATTTGTTGGCAGTGGCACATCCATAACACATCCCCCCATCGGGTGGCAGTGGACACATAGCTGCAGCCAGCAGGGATTTGGGCAAGTGGTACCAATCACTTTAGAGTGTTGTAGACGGTTGGGCTTCTGGGATGATTAGTATGAGGGTTCTTGCCTTTCCCCCCTCCATTAGTATTCCCTGAGGTGTTTAATAGATAAAATGCTGTGCTAAGTGCTAGTTTTGTGGCCAGTGAGTCAGGTCGCCTGGAGGGTGGTGCAGGAGAAACAGTCCCTAGAGTCATGAGACTGGTTCCCATTAGGGCTCTAACTGGAGACATTGGAAGGCCCAGCCAGCCATCTTGTGTGCCTACCTGCATGGGGTGGGAGTccggggagggagagaagatacCTGTGCATGAATGGCTGCAGCTTCCTTAGTAGCACAGCAGACTCACTCCAGAGCACATGCCGTAATGGTCAGTTGTCAACCATCTTTTCATTCAGAGACCAGCATACTAGTGGTTTACTAAAAAAATGCCACTTTCTCCAATCTGTACTTGGGACGAAATTGAGGACAGGGTGGTGAAGGGGACTGGCCTAAGCCCACACTGGCGAACATCGGCTGGGCTGCAGGAGTAGGTGCCGCCACGGGGTCTTTGGACTCAGTTCCCATAGCTCTCAGTTGCGTGGGTCAGAAGGGCAGTGTGGTTGTGACCAGTTCTGTCCCCGTTGGTGCAGTCAGCCATGAGCCTGGCGACCCTCCCTGCATGCGGAGGCTGAACTTCGTGCGGCTACTCATTCTCTACACCCGGAAGTTTGAATCCACGGACCCGAGAGAGGCCCTCCAGTACTTCTACTTCCTCAGGTTAGACTGGCTTTTGACCATTTACTTCAGCTGGTTTTGATTTCTGCCACTGTGAGAATGACAATTAGAGACCTTGGGGCCACACCAGAAACCAGGTTGATTTTGTCCCCTTCTAGAGACGAGAAAGACAGTCAAGGAGAAAACATGTTTCTGCGTTGTGTGAGCGAGCTGGTGATAGAAAGTCGAGAGGTATGTCTGTTAACTTTTCTCCACGCCCCCATGATTTCCAGTGTACAAGTTCTCATGCTGATGTGATACTGGATGGTCACCTCAATATGAGTTTGGTGGatgtggctgggggcaggggagtgtTAGAGTTTTCTTTGGTTTCTGACAATGAAAATGTTGATTCAGTCTCACTGTTCTCTAGTTTGTGCAAgacttctcccacctcccctaTTCCTCTCTTGTCTTCAAAGAATTGTGGATTATGTGTATATCCTCGTCCAATAAACTGAGTAAACTTTTTTTTGTCTCTGCAGTTCGATATGATTCTTGGGAAACTAGAGAACGATGGAAGTAGAAAGG from Balaenoptera musculus isolate JJ_BM4_2016_0621 chromosome 19, mBalMus1.pri.v3, whole genome shotgun sequence includes:
- the NUP93 gene encoding nuclear pore complex protein Nup93 isoform X2 yields the protein MAEEYHRESMLVEWEQVKQRILHTLLASGEDALDFTQESEPSYISDAGPPGRSSLDSIEMAYARQIYIYNEKIVNGHLQPNLVDLCASVTELDDKNISDMWTMVKQMTDVLLTPATDALKSRNSVEVRMEFVRQALGYLEQSYKNYTLVTVFGNLHQAQLGGVPGTYQLVRSFLNIKLPAPLPGLQDGEVEGHPVWALIYYCLRCGDLLAASQVVNRAQHQLGEFKTWFQEYMNSKDRRLSPATENKLRLHYRRALRNNTDPYKRAVYCIIGRCDVTDNQSEVADKTEDYLWLKLNQVCFDDDGTSSPQDRLTLSQFQKQLLEDYGESHFTVNHQPFLYFQVLFLTAQFEAAIAFLFRMERLRCHAVHVALVLFELKLLLKSSGQSAQLLSHEPGDPPCMRRLNFVRLLILYTRKFESTDPREALQYFYFLRDEKDSQGENMFLRCVSELVIESREFDMILGKLENDGSRKPGVIDKFTSDTKPIINKVASVAENKGLFEEAAKLYDLAKNADKVLELMNKLLSPVVPQISAPQSNKERLKNMALSVAERYRAQGISANKFVDSTFYLLLDLITFFDEYHSGHIDRAFDIIDRLKLVPLNQESVEERVAAFRNFSDEVRHNLSEVLLATMNILFTQFKRLKGTSPSSASRPQRVIEDRDSQLRSQARALITFAGMIPYRTSGDTNARLVQMEVLMN